From a single Sus scrofa isolate TJ Tabasco breed Duroc chromosome 13, Sscrofa11.1, whole genome shotgun sequence genomic region:
- the RETNLB gene encoding resistin-like beta precursor, translated as MKPTSCFLLILILLLQLIIARGSQCSLDSLVDKKIKDALNRLELNPSAPRKRISCFSVKNSGKLSSCPAGTVVTGCACGYACGSWDVQHETTCHCQCNTADWTAARCCRLT; from the exons ATGAAGCCAACTTCTTGCTTCCTTCTTATCCTCATCCTCCTTCTTCAGTTGATAATCGCAAGGGGTTCTCAGTGTTCCTTAGACTCCCTTGTGGACAAAAAGATAAAGGATGCTCTCAATCGTCTAG AGCTCAATCCCTCTGCTCCAAGAAAGAGGATCTCATGTTTCAGTGTCAAAAACTCAGGCAAACTGTCTTCCTGCCCTGCAG GGACCGTTGTCACTGGCTGTGCTTGTGGCTATGCCTGTGGTTCCTGGGATGTCCAGCATGAAACCACATGCCACTGCCAGTGCAACACAGCAGACTGGACCGCTGCCCGCTGCTGCCGCCTGACATGA